In one window of Syngnathus typhle isolate RoL2023-S1 ecotype Sweden linkage group LG7, RoL_Styp_1.0, whole genome shotgun sequence DNA:
- the LOC133156788 gene encoding ubiquitin-conjugating enzyme E2 H-like isoform X2, which translates to MSSPSPGKRRMDTDVVKLIESKHEVTILSGLNEFVVKFHGPAGTYEGGVWKVRVDLPDKYPFKSPSIGFMNKIFHPNIDEASGTVCLDVINQTWTALYDLTNIFESFLPQLLAYPNPIDPLNGDAAAMYLHRPEDYKHKIKEYIQKYATEEALKEQEEGGGDSSSESSMSDFSEDEAQDMEL; encoded by the exons ATGTCGTCTCCAAGTCCGGGCAAGAGACGAATGGACACCGACGTGGTGAAACT CATAGAGAGCAAGCATGAAGTCACCATCTTGAGTGGACTCAATGAGTTTGTAGTCAAGTTCCACGGACCCGCTGGAA CTTATGAAGGAGGCGTGTGGAAGGTCAGAGTAGATCTACCAGACAAATATCCCTTCAAATCTCCATCAATAG GTTTCATGAACAAAATATTTCATCCCAACATTGATGAAGC GTCAGGAACGGTGTGTTTGGACGTCATTAACCAGACTTGGACGGCACTCTACg ACCTCACCAACATTTTTGAGTCCTTCCTACCCCAGCTGCTCGCCTACCCCAACCCCATCGACCCGCTGAACGGGGACGCCGCCGCCATGTATCTTCATCGACCGGAGGATTACAAACACAAGATCAAAG AGTACATCCAGAAATATGCCACGGAGGAGGCGCtaaaggagcaggaggagggtgGCGGCGACTCCTCGTCCGAGAGCTCCATGTCGGACTTTTCTGAGGACGAGGCTCAGGACATGGAGTTGTAG
- the LOC133156788 gene encoding ubiquitin-conjugating enzyme E2 H-like isoform X1, which yields MSSPSPGKRRMDTDVVKLIESKHEVTILSGLNEFVVKFHGPAGTAYEGGVWKVRVDLPDKYPFKSPSIGFMNKIFHPNIDEASGTVCLDVINQTWTALYDLTNIFESFLPQLLAYPNPIDPLNGDAAAMYLHRPEDYKHKIKEYIQKYATEEALKEQEEGGGDSSSESSMSDFSEDEAQDMEL from the exons ATGTCGTCTCCAAGTCCGGGCAAGAGACGAATGGACACCGACGTGGTGAAACT CATAGAGAGCAAGCATGAAGTCACCATCTTGAGTGGACTCAATGAGTTTGTAGTCAAGTTCCACGGACCCGCTGGAA CAGCTTATGAAGGAGGCGTGTGGAAGGTCAGAGTAGATCTACCAGACAAATATCCCTTCAAATCTCCATCAATAG GTTTCATGAACAAAATATTTCATCCCAACATTGATGAAGC GTCAGGAACGGTGTGTTTGGACGTCATTAACCAGACTTGGACGGCACTCTACg ACCTCACCAACATTTTTGAGTCCTTCCTACCCCAGCTGCTCGCCTACCCCAACCCCATCGACCCGCTGAACGGGGACGCCGCCGCCATGTATCTTCATCGACCGGAGGATTACAAACACAAGATCAAAG AGTACATCCAGAAATATGCCACGGAGGAGGCGCtaaaggagcaggaggagggtgGCGGCGACTCCTCGTCCGAGAGCTCCATGTCGGACTTTTCTGAGGACGAGGCTCAGGACATGGAGTTGTAG
- the LOC133156786 gene encoding S-adenosylhomocysteine hydrolase-like protein 1 isoform X1, which yields MAEEKQLKGTSEETLPVSDHHCPQAAQAEDEQGGCEEELKRGPDLLQMLKAAESRWAPQQGQEKGEAGTEEVVSEALKTDMQIQLTEQKQEFNQRPIMAVPRPLSRSGSQSSVDSYNSADSANSEDDKSPRNKVQKTSKGVSDFCIKNIKQADFGRREICIAEQEMPALMVLRKKVGSEKPLAGAKVVGCTHITAQTAVLIETLSALGAQCRWAACNIFSTQNAVAAALAEGGTSVFAWRGESEDDFWWCIDRCVGAEIWEPNVILDDGSDLTHWLYKKYPNLFKNIRGIVEESVTGVYRLYQLSKAGELCVPAINVNDSVTKQKFDNLYCCKESILDGLKRTTDVMFGGKQVLVCGYGGVGKGCCAALKALGAVVYVTEVDPICAIQACMDGFRVIQLSEVVQQVDVVITCTGNKHVVAREHLDRMKNGCIVCNMGHSNTEIDLASLRTAELRWEHVRPQVDHVVWPDGRRIVLLAQGRLLNLSCSTVPSFVLSVTATTQALALIELYNAPEGRYKRDVYLLPKKMDEYVASLHLPGFEAHLTELTDEQTKYLGIGKHGPFKPNYYRY from the exons ATGGCTgaggaaaagcagttgaagggaaCCTCCGAGGAGACCCTGCCTGTGTCTGACCACCACTGTCCTCAAGCAGCACAAGCAGAGGACGAGCAGGGAGGATGCGAAGAGGAGCTCAAGAGGGGCCCCGACCTGTTGCAGATGTTAAAGGCTGCAGAGAGCAGGTGGGCCCCCCAACAGGGTCAGGAAAAAGGAGAGGCCGGGACGGAGGAGGTCGTCAGCGAGGCGCTGAAGACTGACATG CAGATACAGTTGACGGAGCAGAAACAAGAATTCAACCAGCGTCCCATCATGGCCGTCCCGCGCCCGCTGTCTCGCTCTGGTTCGCAGTCATCCGTTGACAGCTACAATTCAG CGGACAGTGCCAACTCTGAAGACGACAAGTCACCTAGAAACAAAGTCCAGAAGACCTCCAAGGGCGTCTCGGACTTTTGCATTAAAAATATCAAACAGGCTGATTTTGGACGTCGCGAAATTTGCATTGCAGAGCAAG AGATGCCTGCGTTGATGGTTCTGAGGAAGAAAGTGGGTAGCGAGAAACCTCTGGCTGGAGCCAAAGTGGTTGGCTGCACACACATCACTGCTCAAACGGCG GTTCTAATTGAGACACTGTCAGCGTTGGGGGCTCAGTGCCGTTGGGCCGCCTGTAACATCTTCTCCACCCAGAATGCCGTAGCCGCTGCTCTGGCTGAAGGAG GCACATCCGTGTTTGCATGGCGAGGCGAGTCAGAGGACGACTTCTGGTGGTGCATCGATCGCTGCGTTGGTGCTGAGATTTGGGAACCCAATGTG ATTCTAGATGACGGTAGTGACCTGACCCACTGGCTCTACAAGAAGTACCCCAACCTGTTCAAAAACATACGAGGCATTGTGGAAGAAAGCGTCACGGGAGTTTATCG CTTATACCAGCTGTCCAAGGCCGGCGAGCTGTGTGTTCCGGCCATAAACGTCAACGATTCGGTGACCAAGCAGAAGTTTGACAATCTCTATTGTTGCAAGGAGTCTATATTGGATGG GTTGAAGAGAACCACAGACGTGATGTTTGGCGGCAAGCAGGTGCTGGTGTGTGGATATGGTGGG GTTGGCAAAGGTTGCTGTGCCGCCCTGAAAGCATTGGGTGCTGTCGTGTACGTGACAGAGGTGGACCCCATCTGTGCCATCCAGGCCTG CATGGACGGCTTCAGAGTGATCCAGCTGAGTGAGGTGGTCCAACAGGTTGACGTGGTCATCACCTGTACAG GTAACAAACACGTGGTGGCCAGGGAACATCTGGACAGGATGAAGAATGGCTGCATTGTCTGCAACATGGGACACTCCAACACGGAGATAGATTTG GCGAGTCTGCGCACTGCAGAGCTGCGATGGGAGCACGTGAGACCTCAGGTGGACCACGTCGTATGGCCGGATGGAAGGAGAATCGTCCTACTGGCCCAG GGTCGTTTACTGAATCTGAGCTGCTCCACTGTGCCCTCTTTTGTCCTCTCAGTCACTGCCACCACTCAG GCTCTGGCTCTCATTGAGCTGTACAACGCTCCAGAAGGACGCTACAAACGGGATGTCTACTTGCTGCCAAAAAAGATGG ATGAATACGTGGCAAGTCTTCACCTCCCTGGTTTTGAGGCTCACCTCACCGAACTGACTGACGAACAGACCAAGTACTTGGGCATTGGCAAGCATGGACCCTTTAAACCTAACTATTATAG GTATTGA
- the LOC133156786 gene encoding S-adenosylhomocysteine hydrolase-like protein 1 isoform X3, producing MKKVYSLVNVTKAKDQDAVQYVRVKQIQLTEQKQEFNQRPIMAVPRPLSRSGSQSSVDSYNSADSANSEDDKSPRNKVQKTSKGVSDFCIKNIKQADFGRREICIAEQEMPALMVLRKKVGSEKPLAGAKVVGCTHITAQTAVLIETLSALGAQCRWAACNIFSTQNAVAAALAEGGTSVFAWRGESEDDFWWCIDRCVGAEIWEPNVILDDGSDLTHWLYKKYPNLFKNIRGIVEESVTGVYRLYQLSKAGELCVPAINVNDSVTKQKFDNLYCCKESILDGLKRTTDVMFGGKQVLVCGYGGVGKGCCAALKALGAVVYVTEVDPICAIQACMDGFRVIQLSEVVQQVDVVITCTGNKHVVAREHLDRMKNGCIVCNMGHSNTEIDLASLRTAELRWEHVRPQVDHVVWPDGRRIVLLAQGRLLNLSCSTVPSFVLSVTATTQALALIELYNAPEGRYKRDVYLLPKKMDEYVASLHLPGFEAHLTELTDEQTKYLGIGKHGPFKPNYYRY from the exons ATGAAGAAAGTGTACAGTCTGGTGAATGTGACCAAAGCCAAGGACCAAGATGCCGTACAATACGTCCGCGTCAAG CAGATACAGTTGACGGAGCAGAAACAAGAATTCAACCAGCGTCCCATCATGGCCGTCCCGCGCCCGCTGTCTCGCTCTGGTTCGCAGTCATCCGTTGACAGCTACAATTCAG CGGACAGTGCCAACTCTGAAGACGACAAGTCACCTAGAAACAAAGTCCAGAAGACCTCCAAGGGCGTCTCGGACTTTTGCATTAAAAATATCAAACAGGCTGATTTTGGACGTCGCGAAATTTGCATTGCAGAGCAAG AGATGCCTGCGTTGATGGTTCTGAGGAAGAAAGTGGGTAGCGAGAAACCTCTGGCTGGAGCCAAAGTGGTTGGCTGCACACACATCACTGCTCAAACGGCG GTTCTAATTGAGACACTGTCAGCGTTGGGGGCTCAGTGCCGTTGGGCCGCCTGTAACATCTTCTCCACCCAGAATGCCGTAGCCGCTGCTCTGGCTGAAGGAG GCACATCCGTGTTTGCATGGCGAGGCGAGTCAGAGGACGACTTCTGGTGGTGCATCGATCGCTGCGTTGGTGCTGAGATTTGGGAACCCAATGTG ATTCTAGATGACGGTAGTGACCTGACCCACTGGCTCTACAAGAAGTACCCCAACCTGTTCAAAAACATACGAGGCATTGTGGAAGAAAGCGTCACGGGAGTTTATCG CTTATACCAGCTGTCCAAGGCCGGCGAGCTGTGTGTTCCGGCCATAAACGTCAACGATTCGGTGACCAAGCAGAAGTTTGACAATCTCTATTGTTGCAAGGAGTCTATATTGGATGG GTTGAAGAGAACCACAGACGTGATGTTTGGCGGCAAGCAGGTGCTGGTGTGTGGATATGGTGGG GTTGGCAAAGGTTGCTGTGCCGCCCTGAAAGCATTGGGTGCTGTCGTGTACGTGACAGAGGTGGACCCCATCTGTGCCATCCAGGCCTG CATGGACGGCTTCAGAGTGATCCAGCTGAGTGAGGTGGTCCAACAGGTTGACGTGGTCATCACCTGTACAG GTAACAAACACGTGGTGGCCAGGGAACATCTGGACAGGATGAAGAATGGCTGCATTGTCTGCAACATGGGACACTCCAACACGGAGATAGATTTG GCGAGTCTGCGCACTGCAGAGCTGCGATGGGAGCACGTGAGACCTCAGGTGGACCACGTCGTATGGCCGGATGGAAGGAGAATCGTCCTACTGGCCCAG GGTCGTTTACTGAATCTGAGCTGCTCCACTGTGCCCTCTTTTGTCCTCTCAGTCACTGCCACCACTCAG GCTCTGGCTCTCATTGAGCTGTACAACGCTCCAGAAGGACGCTACAAACGGGATGTCTACTTGCTGCCAAAAAAGATGG ATGAATACGTGGCAAGTCTTCACCTCCCTGGTTTTGAGGCTCACCTCACCGAACTGACTGACGAACAGACCAAGTACTTGGGCATTGGCAAGCATGGACCCTTTAAACCTAACTATTATAG GTATTGA
- the LOC133156786 gene encoding S-adenosylhomocysteine hydrolase-like protein 1 isoform X2: MAEEKQLKGTSEETLPVSDHHCPQAAQAEDEQGGCEEELKRGPDLLQMLKAAESRWAPQQGQEKGEAGTEEVVSEALKTDMQIQLTEQKQEFNQRPIMAVPRPLSRSGSQSSVDSYNSADSANSEDDKSPRNKVQKTSKGVSDFCIKNIKQADFGRREICIAEQEMPALMVLRKKVGSEKPLAGAKVVGCTHITAQTAVLIETLSALGAQCRWAACNIFSTQNAVAAALAEGGTSVFAWRGESEDDFWWCIDRCVGAEIWEPNVILDDGSDLTHWLYKKYPNLFKNIRGIVEESVTGVYRLYQLSKAGELCVPAINVNDSVTKQKFDNLYCCKESILDGLKRTTDVMFGGKQVLVCGYGGVGKGCCAALKALGAVVYVTEVDPICAIQACMDGFRVIQLSEVVQQVDVVITCTGNKHVVAREHLDRMKNGCIVCNMGHSNTEIDLASLRTAELRWEHVRPQVDHVVWPDGRRIVLLAQGRLLNLSCSTVPSFVLSVTATTQALALIELYNAPEGRYKRDVYLLPKKMDEYVASLHLPGFEAHLTELTDEQTKYLGIGKHGPFKPNYYR; encoded by the exons ATGGCTgaggaaaagcagttgaagggaaCCTCCGAGGAGACCCTGCCTGTGTCTGACCACCACTGTCCTCAAGCAGCACAAGCAGAGGACGAGCAGGGAGGATGCGAAGAGGAGCTCAAGAGGGGCCCCGACCTGTTGCAGATGTTAAAGGCTGCAGAGAGCAGGTGGGCCCCCCAACAGGGTCAGGAAAAAGGAGAGGCCGGGACGGAGGAGGTCGTCAGCGAGGCGCTGAAGACTGACATG CAGATACAGTTGACGGAGCAGAAACAAGAATTCAACCAGCGTCCCATCATGGCCGTCCCGCGCCCGCTGTCTCGCTCTGGTTCGCAGTCATCCGTTGACAGCTACAATTCAG CGGACAGTGCCAACTCTGAAGACGACAAGTCACCTAGAAACAAAGTCCAGAAGACCTCCAAGGGCGTCTCGGACTTTTGCATTAAAAATATCAAACAGGCTGATTTTGGACGTCGCGAAATTTGCATTGCAGAGCAAG AGATGCCTGCGTTGATGGTTCTGAGGAAGAAAGTGGGTAGCGAGAAACCTCTGGCTGGAGCCAAAGTGGTTGGCTGCACACACATCACTGCTCAAACGGCG GTTCTAATTGAGACACTGTCAGCGTTGGGGGCTCAGTGCCGTTGGGCCGCCTGTAACATCTTCTCCACCCAGAATGCCGTAGCCGCTGCTCTGGCTGAAGGAG GCACATCCGTGTTTGCATGGCGAGGCGAGTCAGAGGACGACTTCTGGTGGTGCATCGATCGCTGCGTTGGTGCTGAGATTTGGGAACCCAATGTG ATTCTAGATGACGGTAGTGACCTGACCCACTGGCTCTACAAGAAGTACCCCAACCTGTTCAAAAACATACGAGGCATTGTGGAAGAAAGCGTCACGGGAGTTTATCG CTTATACCAGCTGTCCAAGGCCGGCGAGCTGTGTGTTCCGGCCATAAACGTCAACGATTCGGTGACCAAGCAGAAGTTTGACAATCTCTATTGTTGCAAGGAGTCTATATTGGATGG GTTGAAGAGAACCACAGACGTGATGTTTGGCGGCAAGCAGGTGCTGGTGTGTGGATATGGTGGG GTTGGCAAAGGTTGCTGTGCCGCCCTGAAAGCATTGGGTGCTGTCGTGTACGTGACAGAGGTGGACCCCATCTGTGCCATCCAGGCCTG CATGGACGGCTTCAGAGTGATCCAGCTGAGTGAGGTGGTCCAACAGGTTGACGTGGTCATCACCTGTACAG GTAACAAACACGTGGTGGCCAGGGAACATCTGGACAGGATGAAGAATGGCTGCATTGTCTGCAACATGGGACACTCCAACACGGAGATAGATTTG GCGAGTCTGCGCACTGCAGAGCTGCGATGGGAGCACGTGAGACCTCAGGTGGACCACGTCGTATGGCCGGATGGAAGGAGAATCGTCCTACTGGCCCAG GGTCGTTTACTGAATCTGAGCTGCTCCACTGTGCCCTCTTTTGTCCTCTCAGTCACTGCCACCACTCAG GCTCTGGCTCTCATTGAGCTGTACAACGCTCCAGAAGGACGCTACAAACGGGATGTCTACTTGCTGCCAAAAAAGATGG ATGAATACGTGGCAAGTCTTCACCTCCCTGGTTTTGAGGCTCACCTCACCGAACTGACTGACGAACAGACCAAGTACTTGGGCATTGGCAAGCATGGACCCTTTAAACCTAACTATTATAGgtga
- the LOC133156786 gene encoding S-adenosylhomocysteine hydrolase-like protein 1 isoform X4 — translation MKKVYSLVNVTKAKDQDAVQYVRVKQIQLTEQKQEFNQRPIMAVPRPLSRSGSQSSVDSYNSADSANSEDDKSPRNKVQKTSKGVSDFCIKNIKQADFGRREICIAEQEMPALMVLRKKVGSEKPLAGAKVVGCTHITAQTAVLIETLSALGAQCRWAACNIFSTQNAVAAALAEGGTSVFAWRGESEDDFWWCIDRCVGAEIWEPNVILDDGSDLTHWLYKKYPNLFKNIRGIVEESVTGVYRLYQLSKAGELCVPAINVNDSVTKQKFDNLYCCKESILDGLKRTTDVMFGGKQVLVCGYGGVGKGCCAALKALGAVVYVTEVDPICAIQACMDGFRVIQLSEVVQQVDVVITCTGNKHVVAREHLDRMKNGCIVCNMGHSNTEIDLASLRTAELRWEHVRPQVDHVVWPDGRRIVLLAQGRLLNLSCSTVPSFVLSVTATTQALALIELYNAPEGRYKRDVYLLPKKMDEYVASLHLPGFEAHLTELTDEQTKYLGIGKHGPFKPNYYR, via the exons ATGAAGAAAGTGTACAGTCTGGTGAATGTGACCAAAGCCAAGGACCAAGATGCCGTACAATACGTCCGCGTCAAG CAGATACAGTTGACGGAGCAGAAACAAGAATTCAACCAGCGTCCCATCATGGCCGTCCCGCGCCCGCTGTCTCGCTCTGGTTCGCAGTCATCCGTTGACAGCTACAATTCAG CGGACAGTGCCAACTCTGAAGACGACAAGTCACCTAGAAACAAAGTCCAGAAGACCTCCAAGGGCGTCTCGGACTTTTGCATTAAAAATATCAAACAGGCTGATTTTGGACGTCGCGAAATTTGCATTGCAGAGCAAG AGATGCCTGCGTTGATGGTTCTGAGGAAGAAAGTGGGTAGCGAGAAACCTCTGGCTGGAGCCAAAGTGGTTGGCTGCACACACATCACTGCTCAAACGGCG GTTCTAATTGAGACACTGTCAGCGTTGGGGGCTCAGTGCCGTTGGGCCGCCTGTAACATCTTCTCCACCCAGAATGCCGTAGCCGCTGCTCTGGCTGAAGGAG GCACATCCGTGTTTGCATGGCGAGGCGAGTCAGAGGACGACTTCTGGTGGTGCATCGATCGCTGCGTTGGTGCTGAGATTTGGGAACCCAATGTG ATTCTAGATGACGGTAGTGACCTGACCCACTGGCTCTACAAGAAGTACCCCAACCTGTTCAAAAACATACGAGGCATTGTGGAAGAAAGCGTCACGGGAGTTTATCG CTTATACCAGCTGTCCAAGGCCGGCGAGCTGTGTGTTCCGGCCATAAACGTCAACGATTCGGTGACCAAGCAGAAGTTTGACAATCTCTATTGTTGCAAGGAGTCTATATTGGATGG GTTGAAGAGAACCACAGACGTGATGTTTGGCGGCAAGCAGGTGCTGGTGTGTGGATATGGTGGG GTTGGCAAAGGTTGCTGTGCCGCCCTGAAAGCATTGGGTGCTGTCGTGTACGTGACAGAGGTGGACCCCATCTGTGCCATCCAGGCCTG CATGGACGGCTTCAGAGTGATCCAGCTGAGTGAGGTGGTCCAACAGGTTGACGTGGTCATCACCTGTACAG GTAACAAACACGTGGTGGCCAGGGAACATCTGGACAGGATGAAGAATGGCTGCATTGTCTGCAACATGGGACACTCCAACACGGAGATAGATTTG GCGAGTCTGCGCACTGCAGAGCTGCGATGGGAGCACGTGAGACCTCAGGTGGACCACGTCGTATGGCCGGATGGAAGGAGAATCGTCCTACTGGCCCAG GGTCGTTTACTGAATCTGAGCTGCTCCACTGTGCCCTCTTTTGTCCTCTCAGTCACTGCCACCACTCAG GCTCTGGCTCTCATTGAGCTGTACAACGCTCCAGAAGGACGCTACAAACGGGATGTCTACTTGCTGCCAAAAAAGATGG ATGAATACGTGGCAAGTCTTCACCTCCCTGGTTTTGAGGCTCACCTCACCGAACTGACTGACGAACAGACCAAGTACTTGGGCATTGGCAAGCATGGACCCTTTAAACCTAACTATTATAGgtga